The DNA sequence AATCTCTCGAAACCCTTCACTAACCTTCCGCATAAATCATTCACAAAAAAGCAAGGCAATTACCAGAAGCAATTTCATGAGGTTGTTGTTGAAGGCGTTCTTGGGTGGTATTTTTTTCGGACGTGGCTACAAGTACGGTTGATTCAGGAGCCATAGATCTTCCTGAATTAACTTTGTCCATGCCGGAAGCAGAAACAAAGCCACTGGAAGTATTAGAGCTTCCCTTGCTAGCTAAAGCCACGATCTCCCTTGCCTTGTCGGCAGGAAAGTCGTTCAGTACTAGTATTTGGCCGGCATAAAATATCGTCATCTGGGCTATCGTTACAGGCTCCTTGAGTGCTAGTTTCCTAataccataaaaaaatactgataattttaggaaaaaagaaaaacagttcAAGGATTGAAGcttgaagctgaaaaaataacTAGAATGCCCATATAGTAGTTGAATCAGTGTATGCTTTATGTATATTACATGCATGAACTTTCCTTTCCCTATTATACCCATCACGGAAaagactaaaatataatatgaatgtaGGGATGCATTTGCATTCTTTTTTGTGCAAAAAGTTAGGGGTCTCCAGTAATTTCACATGACTCCATACGTGTATTGAGTTACGGGCCCACAATCATCAACGATTCAACTCTAAACTAACTTTGCGCCTCAGAAAAAATAAAGGGTGCGGCTACAATGCCGCCCCATGTTGACCGCTGGGCGTACCGCCCagcgtaacttttttttttcttatatttttttttaatacatttaaatatatttaaaaaaataaaaaaatacaaatacattttaaaatcacttcctttaatcataaaaaaaaaaaaaaaaaaaagaaaaaggacaagCGGTCAAATAAAGGGGGCAAAGGGGGGAGGCAAAGTAgtgttttccaaaaataaaatagggaTATCTTCCTTAATCTTCGTGCATATTTCGGagggagaagagaagaaaacacAAAAGGCCACAAACCTGAAGTTATTGGCAGCGACGTCGACCGAGTTTAAGGGACGGAAACAGTCCAACTGTGGAAGAAACTCCATGGGTTGCGCATTTGAGGGAGCCACGGCGTTCTGTCTCAAAGCCTCGGTTGAATTGATCTccatttttgttaataaatctTTAGTGGTTGCCACCGGAAGATATATTTCTGGATTTTCTGAAACGTGGCCAAACAAAGTACTGTAAGACACTTCGATCTTGAATTGAGACTTCTTGTTAGCAAGACTTATTTATTGAcggaaaatataaattaacataGGTTTAAGAAGGCGTTTCCGTCAGCTTGATGAGAAATTCAAAGGACACAGAGAACAATCGGTTCATCTGAATTTAATTACCCAGTTTCGAAACCAAAATTTAGCTCTAGTTTTCTGAACTGCCGGCACAAGCCAACAAACGATTTACAGAAAGAAAACGTGAAGGAGAAGACCACCCCAAAAGACATaggaagataaaagaaaaaaaaaatggcacctTTGGGTTCCGGTTTCCGAGTGATTCCAAGGCTGAGATCTCCGAGATTTCCTCTCTCCTTCAAGTACTGGCTCAAGAGGTTGCATGTCTGTGCAAAATTGGACTTCTCCGGTGTCGACGACTGAAATCCGGGCTTCGACATGTTTGTGTGGAAATACAGAAGcttaagaaatgttttctccACAAGAATGAAGTGGTGTTTTCAGACTTTTGCTTTGAGAACAATTGAGGCGAGGATGGGACATATATGGGGGGGCCTGGAACTGGAAGGTGTTTACTTGCATTATTACTTAATAGCACGTGCTTCGAACCCGATAGGCTCTAGCTGtccttagattttttttattgcaaatcTCTGAATTTGGACATGCagattctttattatttattggttTCAAGCACGTGTTTTTTGCATCGATAAAAATTAAGGAGAGAAAAGTAGTCCTCGACAGTCGACGCACAGCATTCAAACCAAACAAGTCAATGAAATCGAAGACAGCGATGGCATCCCTGCCGTGCTAGTGGAACTTGACACATTTACATGATTGCCCTATTGGGAACGGGACAATCAGCGCAACCGTATGTTTAGCAATTGAAATGAGACATAagattctcattttattttattattaaatttattttaaatttttatataaaataaaataaataatttaattttttaaaattttaaaaaattaataatattaacatttaatactttaaactttaatttaaaattaaaaattctcttCAAACTATCCAAGCAACTTGGTCTGATGttctctatatttttctttgaccatttaagatttaaatgaaaaaataaaagcattggcagataaaatatactttttaatcttGGCACTGTAGCtatgggtttatttttacaaaacttaaTACCAAATATGTCTCGAGATTTTATAGAAATTATTCtgaattatatttgaattaagtaataatagaatCTCATGTAAAAATGAAGGAGaattatttttgttagttttaaCTTATAATCCAATTATTcgataagagaaaataaaatatttaaaaaataataaaatagattataaattgaattttatttatttttatcattaatgtAATTTGAAATGCAAATACTTTTTCCAAGCTGACGGAGTTAAACGTCTAACGGGATTAGGCGGCATTGATTTGGACTTCCGTGCCGACACTTGACCTAGACGTGTACAGGCCCACGACCGTTCCAATCAAGCAAGCGCTCGTGTCACGTTTCATCGAGGCTCTTACGACTACGCTTTTAATAGAGCACGTTGAAAAgtactcaataaaaaataaatattaatacgCTGCTTGagtttattgtttattatttatttgtttttaatttttttaaaaattaaaaaaatgatttttaatatattaatatatatatatttttttaaaaatatttaaataaagcaGCTTATTTTGATTGctagtttcaatttttttattttttatttttatttttttattattttaaaatattatttaaaaataaaaaaaatatcaatacgaAATACTTAATAGTCACATCttctattattaaataaaaataaattataaaataaaataaaatatataagatgtCAAGTTAAGAAcacaataaaatgaataaagtaatatttttcatttaaattttaaatattttaaaaactaataaaaaataaaaataaaaaagtaattttatattgagttcgtttatttttttagatgatataaattaaaattaaaattaaaaaattaaataaagtattattagaatatattttttaatattatttttattttaaaattttaaaaattaaattttttattttattttttattaaaaattaaaaaaattataataattatattagatgaaatgattttgaaaagaaacgGGTAGCTGTCAAAGCGGCCGGTACGCTAGCACGACTATTTAAACGGTGCCCTACTTTTGCCAAGTGTCACGATCCTGCACGCCAATGCTGTGAGACACGCATTTCACGTGGCTGCAACTCTCTCGTTGTTGAGAAAGATTCGAGATACGGGAAGGAACATACGGAACAAAACACTGCAGGTAACATTCACTTATTAAGTTATGAGTAATGTGATaggaaaattattataatagtgtatattttatatttattgtatgattatttttagttaattatttttaatatttatttgagaaaatGTGTGGTCTAAATAATACTacattatatatgtaaaatagatatttctaataataatttttatctatatttattcttaagtTATTAGTacctaaaattattattaatatagaaatttaatacaatataaataatagataaattatacaatatgcaagcattttatatttatttaaaacaaaaagtaaGACATATctaagatctatataaaaaatcaaaattttttattgtcgATTTTTTCTAAAGAGCTATAGCATACTTAGTTACTTACTATATTGAAACTTGTCTCggaaaaaaggggaagaaacTTCCGTTACCGAATAGACAACAAAAGTTGTGCGAGAAAGCATGCAagtcgtttgtttttataattaatcttatcttattttattattataattttttaaaattattatataaaataaaataaataattaaaatttttaaataaaaaaaatattttattcgagACTTGTTAAACAAGACCAGAAAGTTGAAAACTACAAATTTAGGGGCTAAAATAGTAGTCGAATCGACCATCGTTATCAAGTTTGGCGGGAGGATAGGGGCAAGGACTTTTTTGGTGCACGAGACTTGGTAAACTTTGAACACAAGGCCAGAGGAAAAAGGATGACGGAAATAATGTCATTGTAAGTTATTGgtcattttcatcttctacaACCAGCTAGTGGTTGTTGATTTCAAacccaaccaaaaaaaataataataattttttcctttggaCCTGTTTTTTTGAGGAAATGAGTGGTGTTACTATAcagcttatatatttttattttatgtgttgttagtataaattatatttttttattttttatttcaaatatttttaaaaaataaaaatatatatcaatatattaataattaattttttaactattaaaaattagtttagattgagagatgagttgagattatcttataaattttattattatttataaattatctcaactcatcttatttttaaatttaaatagagtctaaataaaaattaaatatataaacagtctaaatgaaaaaataaaataaaaggacgTAATATTACTCAAAGTTTGAACATTCAAAAGTAGAAAGCAAAAGAACAACCTGTGTAAGATGGCATTTCCTAACCCACAATTGatgtta is a window from the Juglans regia cultivar Chandler chromosome 7, Walnut 2.0, whole genome shotgun sequence genome containing:
- the LOC109001963 gene encoding protein TIFY 10A-like — translated: MSKPGFQSSTPEKSNFAQTCNLLSQYLKERGNLGDLSLGITRKPEPKENPEIYLPVATTKDLLTKMEINSTEALRQNAVAPSNAQPMEFLPQLDCFRPLNSVDVAANNFRKLALKEPVTIAQMTIFYAGQILVLNDFPADKAREIVALASKGSSNTSSGFVSASGMDKVNSGRSMAPESTVLVATSEKNTTQERLQQQPHEIASDLPIARRASLHRFFAKRKDRVAAKAPYQVNPLPRAPPKPEESNPWIELMEGESSKQLELKL